The Arachis ipaensis cultivar K30076 chromosome B05, Araip1.1, whole genome shotgun sequence nucleotide sequence AAGCTCTCTACAAGCAATACAAACAGTACCTCTTGGAGAAGACGAAGAGGTAGAGTCCAGCCCAGCTTATTATTATCAAGACTCTCAAGATCCATTTGAAATGTAAGAACTATATGAAATCAATGTAAAAGCCCAATCATAAAGAAAAATGATCTctgtaaaaaaaagtaaaaaagtaaaagtaaataaTAAATGACGGCAAACAGTAAAAGCAAACAGTACTGTCGGCAAATAGTACCCAAACAGTAATCATTTGGGGTCTATAAATACCAAAGGCCTCACTCATTCAGGGGCATCAAATACTTGAAAGCTCAAGAAACCTCTCTACTCTTATATCTTCTTACTTCATATATTCTTCAAATATTTGTAATCATTATCAAATTTGTATCAACTTTGCAAGCAATAATAGTACAAGTTCATCCCTGTAAGCTTATTATCTtatgttttcttttcttataatttctttattctcttagttattatttctatttttataacATGAAAGAATTTCAAAAAAGACTAACTTCTTTAAAACttgttagaagaaaaatgaaaataagagTGATGGCAATAAGAAGCAAAGTAAGAATTAATAACTGAATCTTCAGAACTAACAGTAGAAATAGCGaagataaacaagaaaataataaatgCCAAAAAGTTGCTACAACAGATTAAAACCATAAAATTAGTAAAAATCGTTAAGGAGAGTATTAAGAATAAACACATTCATCATGTTAGAAGAATGAATTATTTTCATGTGCAAAATATGATACGATTTTATGATATACAATCAAGAATACAAGCCCTTAGATCTTTACAAATGGATTTTGAACCTTTACAAGATCCTTCTTTACAACTACAAGCTCAATCCATACAAGCGCAACCTttacaagtggtatcagagctaagGGGAAGGTATTTGATAACAtttataaagtattattttttcgAGTTTTTACTACAAATCTGTTCTATAAACTAAAGTTTTATAGTTAAAACTTTGAAGTAGCAGTGAGAACTGTTAATACGTTGGTCGGCCCAAATCGTAGTCCCGGTTGTAAGTCCTAACTAAGGCAGTGAATCTGTTGGTTAACGGGGGTGGTCTCGTAACTCACAAAGTTCTAACCATAAAATGGCTAGTTTGTTGAGAACGATGAGTAGTTTAAATCTAGAAAAAAATAATCCTTTAGTAATAAAAACAGTTAATGATGAAGCATCCACCTCTGGAACTAAAAATGAATTAGAAATAGCTAAGTTAGAAGAAAGTTTTTATAATTGGAATATACCTATAATAGATAAAGATAAAGTATATAAAAAGAGAAATTTCTAGGAAGGAAGAAATTATGAAATTCATATGTTAGAATATTGTAAACCAGGAACAAGTAGTAATAAGATTATTACCATCTTAGAAGAAGATAAGTTAAAAGAATATAGCAGTAAATGATATAACTTCATCCATATAGGATTAATACAAGTAGCTATAAAACTTAATTTTAGAATAGGAATTAATCTGCCTATATTATTAACCTTAAGAGATactaaattctaaaattttagtGACTCATTAATAGGAATATTAGAAAGTAACTGTCATGATGgaccattttttttaattgttaccCAAATTATGCtatgaatttaaaaaatgaatacaCATTGCAAGCCTTAAAATTGCAAGTAAGATCTGATGAGACAATTATAAATGAGAAATATGATCCATTCGAAATAATCTatagaatatattataaaattactaaGGTTAATTATGACTTTAAAGCATTAAGATAATCCCCAAAAGAAGAAACGATAATTATGCATGCAAATCTTAAAAGATCTAATATACAAACCCCTAGAAGGTTAAGACATGAAGAATTAAAAAGCAGAATGCCTGAAGAATGGGTAATACCTGATGGTATTGAAGAGCTACAAATACAAAACACTAGAATAAGAGAAATAATAAGAGAAGGACCAGATATTAGAATTAGGATGAATAGATCTCAATCATTAAGAATTTCTGATAATGTTGAAACTATTAGTCATAGAAATTCTATAGATAACTCATCAATAGGAAATATGGATAATATTGTAGGAATTGACAACAGAAGGCCACATATAGCCACTACTGTATACAAATCACTTTCAGAATTTGATCCAATGGAATCACAAGTTTTATCAGTAATTATTAAGGAAGAATCATTTGAGATTGATAAAGAATGGATAAGACAAGATTTTAATGCTGATTATAATAAACCACTAAGAGATTGGTATTTTACCAACCATTCAGAAAATGAAGTTATTAGACTAAGAGAACTATTCTATGATtttatgaaagaaaatagaattagTTTATACTTCTTTGATTGGTATGTTAATTATTACTCTAAAACCGATAAGAAATTATGTCCTTTAACAAAACCAACTGTTGTTTGGAAAACAAGCTCAGGATCAGTAATAGAATCTGAATATCCTCCTAAAGAAACTATCAAAATACCAATTGGAAAAGACCTAGAAGTTGAAGCAACACCCTATAAAGATAGCAATGTAGAAGGAAATATAGAAAAAAGAGATATTAAGAAATTACATCAACAATTAAACTTTACTAATACCATGTTAGAtataatgaaaaatcaattagGAAGAATAGAAAATATGGAAAAAGTCATTAAGGTAGAAAAACCTATAGAAAAACCTATATATAAGTTACAAAGTTTAGATAATATTAGTTTAAAATCTAAAGTAGAAGCAGAAGTTGAAGAACTAAAAGAAAAACTTAGAAGTATTAGTCTAGGAAAATTGACAATTAATACATTGCAAAAGGAAGAAGAATTAGAACTAAATAAAATATCCCATAAAATAGATTATCCTAAAACAAGAAATTATTATTCTAGACCATCACCAGTAGATGTAGGCCTAGAAGAGCGAACAAAATTAGTGCAAAATAGCTTTACAAGATCAGACTTAGTAGAATGGAATATAGATGGATTAAGTGAGTAAACCATCTTAGATCAAATGTGTAATATGACTATGGCTGCAACTGCTTATAAAATGAGGAAAGCCTCCGATAAAGAAGCAGCAATTATGATAACCCAAGAATTTACAGGACAATTAAAAGGTTGGTGGGATAATTTTCTCAGCATTCAAGAAAAAGAATTAATTATTAATAGTATTAAACAAGAAGTTCAGTCACCAGACGCTACATCCACATTAatatataccattattaaaaattttgtaggaGATCCCAGTACTTTTAAAGATAGGATAGGAACTCAATTAATGAATTTAAGATATCCAACCATGTCTGATTATAGATGGTATAAAGATGTCTTTATGTCAAAAGTTATGATAAGAGATGATGCACATGCACCTTTCTAGAAAGAAAGATTCGTAGTAGCTTTACCAAAATTATTCTCTGAAAAAGTATTACAAAAACTACAAACATAGTTTGGGATCCAGATTCCCTATAACTCATTAACCTTTGAACAATTGCATAATATAATAGTACAAACAGGTATAAAAGTATGCACAGATACCAAGATacaacagaaaataaaacaagaaagtaTCACGGGAAAAAGAGAGCTTGGCACTTTCTGTTATCAATATGGAATAACTCCTGAAAAAGCACCTAGTGGACagcataaaattaaaaagaaaaaattttataaaaaacctAAATATAATATAGACAAACCCCTTTATTATGAacagaaatattataaaaaattccaTAAAACTCTTAAAGGAAAACCTAAATCTTCTAATAAGAAAAAATAAGTAACATGTTGGAAATGTAAAAAACAAGGACATTATGCTAATAAGTCTACGACagaatagaaaataaagagattaaaCATGCTTTGACAGCAATATTAATCAATtcagaatcagaagaagaatcaaTTTATGAGGATTCTTCTGAAACTGAAGACTATTTTATACAACAATTAGACCTTATGTCAGAAGAAGAAAGCTCAGAAGGAAATAGTGGAAAAGAGGAACAGAATAATTGTTTAGGAATATGATTATGTAACTGTAGAAATTGTGAAAAAACTGTAAATGTTTTAATTAGAGAACAAACCTCTACACTGGTCAAAATAATAGACAAGTTAGAAGATACTCCATTAAGAGATGAGTTCATAAGACAATTAGCTGAATtagttaaaaaagaagaagaaagtaagcaaGAAATAAGACcaatagaaataaaagaaatttataaTCGTTTTAAAAACCCACAAGAAGTTTTCCTTAATTCTCTCAAAGAGGagataaaaaagttaaaaagagaagtttCAGAATTAAAACAGACAAAATATCAATATGGACTATAGATTACTAAAAATAGAaggagaaaatataataaaaatccaagaacaaattttgCAAAATAATGTTAGAAAAACAGAGGAGATTAGTAACATAACAATTCCCGAGAATTATATTAACCTGGGTACagaaaattatataaatatactaaCTTTATTAGTAAGCCAAAAGTGGTTCACTACGATAAACTTAATAGTGGGagaagaaaaatttgattttatagCTATGGTAGATTCAGGAGCTGATGTCAATTGTATATAAGAAGGATTAATACCTacaaaatattatgaaaaaactACAGAAAGAGTCCTAATGGCAGAAAATGATAAAATGACTATAGACTATAAGTTATCTAAAGCAAAAATTTGTAAAAATAGAGTATGCTTTGCCACTACATTCTTTTTGGCAAGAAATATATCTCATCAAGTTATATTAGGAAATCCTTTTACTTTATTATTATATCCCTTTAATGTCGACATCGATGGAATAACTTGTACACGAATCCCCAATCATTCTGTCCATTTTGAATTTCTCACTAGACCAAAGCAACATGAGCTCAATATGTTACAACACCTATCTACACAAGTTATTGTTATGGAAACAGAAATAAAACAAATTAATTGTTTGAGCTGAGAGAACATTTTACAACACCTACCACTCCAAATTAATATTATAGAAAGAAAGACAAGACAAATTAACTATTTAAACCAGGAAGTTACAtataaaagaatagaagaacaattaCAAACTCCAGAAatacaagataaaataaaagcaattgaagaaaaaattaagaaagaattATGTAGTCTAAACCCTACAGCTTTTCAGCAtagaaaattatatgaaatatcTTTACCATATGAAGATGggtttaatgaaaaaaatatacCAATAAAGGCAAAACCAATACATATGAACAAAGAGTATCTAGAATATTGtaaaaaagaaatacaagaatATCTGGATAAGGGACTAATAAGACCTTCAAAATCACCCTGGAACTGTACATGCTTCTATGTGATGAAAGCATCTGAAATAGAAAGAGGTGCTCCAAGGTTAGTTATCAATTATAAACCTCTAAACAAGGTATTA carries:
- the LOC107642035 gene encoding uncharacterized protein LOC107642035, with protein sequence MHANLKRSNIQTPRRLRHEELKSRMPEEWVIPDGIEELQIQNTRIREIIREGPDIRIRMNRSQSLRISDNVETISHRNSIDNSSIGNMDNIVGIDNRRPHIATTVYKSLSEFDPMESQVLSVIIKEESFEIDKEWIRQDFNADYNKPLRDWYFTNHSENEVIRLRELFYDFMKENRISLYFFDWYVNYYSKTDKKLCPLTKPTVVWKTSSGSVIESEYPPKETIKIPIGKDLEVEATPYKDSNVEGNIEKRDIKKLHQQLNFTNTMLDIMKNQLGRIENMEKVIKVEKPIEKPIYKLQSLDNISLKSKVEAEVEELKEKLRSISLGKLTINTLQKEEELELNKISHKIDYPKTRNYYSRPSPVDVGLEERTKLVQNSFTRSDLVEWNIDGLSE